Proteins encoded by one window of Mustela erminea isolate mMusErm1 chromosome 5, mMusErm1.Pri, whole genome shotgun sequence:
- the JAG2 gene encoding protein jagged-2 isoform X5 codes for MINPEDRWKSLHLRGHVAHLELRIRVRCDENYYSAACNKFCRPRHDFFGHYTCDQYGNKACMDGWMGKECREAVCKQGCNLLHGGCAVPGECRCSYGWQGRFCDECVPYPGCVHGSCVDPWQCNCETNWGGLLCNKDLNYCGSHHPCVNGGTCINAEPDQYHCACPDGYSGKNCERAEHACVSNPCANGGSCHEAPSGFECRCPSGWSGPTCALDVDECASNPCAAGGTCVDQVDGFECVCPEQWVGATCQLDANECEGKPCLNAFSCKNLIGGYYCDCIPGWKGINCHIHINDNCRGQCQHGGTCKDLTTGYQCVCPRGFAGRHCEVRLNACASDPCHGGLCEDLVDGFRCHCPKGKSGPLCEVDTDLCEPSPCQNGARCYSLEGDYYCACPDDMGGKNCSVPREPCPGGACRVIDGCGLEAGPGAAGLAPGVCGPHGRCVSLPGGNFSCACDSGFTGAYCHENIDDCLGQPCRNGGTCIDEVDAFRCFCPSGWEGELCDTNPNDCLPDPCHSRGRCYDLVNDFYCACADGWKGKTCHSREFQCDAYTCSNGGTCYDSGDTFRCACPPGWKGSTCNIAQNSSCLPNPCENGGTCVGSGDSFSCICRDGWEGRTCTHNTNDCNPLPCYNGGVCVDGINWFRCECAPGFAGPDCRINIDECQSSPCAYGATCVDEIDGYHCSCPPGRAGPRCQDVIGFGRPCWSQGVPFAHGSSWVEDCNGCRCVDGRRDCSKVWCGRRPCLLASRPDTLSAQCPPGQRCQEKAPGQCLQPPCAAWGECGTEEPLLPGTLCLPHSSHLDNNCARLTLHFNRDQVPQGTTVGAICSGIRALPATRAVARDRLLVLLCDRPSSGASTVEVAVSFSPARDLPDSSLVQSAAHAIVAAITQRGNSSLFLAVTEVKVETVVVGSSSVGLLVPVLCGVFSVLCLACVAVCVWWTRKRRKERERSRLPREDSANNQWAPLNPIRNPIERRGGGGPCGGHKDVLYPCKNVTPPPRRAGEALPGPAGRGDSGEEDEEPGRGEGDCPEAEKFLSHKFTKDPSCSPARPASWASGPKVDNRAVRAASDSRRAGKE; via the exons ATGATCAACCCCGAGGACCGCTGGAAGAGCCTGCACTTGCGCGGCCACGTGGCCCACCTGGAGCTGCGCATCCGCGTGCGTTGTGACGAGAACTACTACAGCGCCGCGTGCAACAAGTTCTGCCGGCCGCGCCACGACTTCTTCGGCCACTACACCTGCGACCAGTACGGCAACAAGGCCTGCATGGACGGCTGGATGGGGAAAGAGTGCAGAGAGG CCGTGTGCAAGCAAGGGTGCAACCTGCTCCACGGGGGCTGTGCCGTGCCCGGCGAGTGCAG GTGCAGTTACGGCTGGCAGGGGCGGTTCTGTGACGAGTGTGTCCCGTACCCCGGCTGTGTGCACGGCAGCTGCGTGGACCCCTGGCAGTGCAACTGTGAGACCAACTGGGGCGGCCTGCTCTGTAACAAAG ACCTCAACTACTGTGGCAGCCACCACCCTTGTGTCAACGGGGGCACGTGCATCAACGCCGAGCCCGACCAGTACCACTGCGCCTGCCCCGATGGCTACTCGGGCAAGAACTGCGAGCGGG CTGAGCACGCCTGCGTCTCCAACCCGTGTGCTAACGGGGGCTCCTGTCACGAGGCTCCCTCCGGGTTCGAGTGCCGCTGCCCGTCAGGCTGGAGCGGGCCCACCTGTGCGCTCG ACGTCGACGAGTGCGCCTCTAACCCCTGTGCGGCGGGAGGCACCTGCGTGGACCAGGTGGACGGCTTCGAGTGCGTCTGCCCCGAGCAGTGGGTGGGGGCCACCTGCCAGCTGG ACGCCAATGAATGTGAAGGGAAGCCGTGCCTTAATGCTTTTTCTTGCAAAAACCTGATTGGTGGCTATTACTGTGATTGCATTCCGGGCTGGAAGGGCATCAACTGCCACATCC ACATCAACGATAACTGTCGTGGGCAGTGTCAGCATGGTGGCACCTGCAAG GACCTGACCACCGGCTACCAGTGTGTGTGCCCGCGGGGCTTCGCCGGCCGGCACTGCGAGGTGCGGCTCAACGCGTGTGCCAGCGACCCCTGCCACGGAGGCCTCTGCGAGGACCTGGTGGATGGCTTCCGCTGCCACTGCCCCAAGGGCAAGTCCGGGCCCCTGTGCGAG GTAGACACGGACTTGTGCGAGCCCAGCCCCTGCCAGAACGGGGCCCGCTGCTACAGCCTGGAGGGCGACTATTACTGCGCGTGCCCCGACGACATGGGCGGCAAGAACTGCTCGGTGCCCCGGGAGCCGTGCCCGGGCGGGGCCTGCAGAG TGATTGACGGCTGCGGGCTGGAGGCGGGGCCCGGGGCGGCCGGCCTGGCCCCCGGCGTGTGCGGCCCGCACGGGCGCTGCGTGAGCCTGCCCGGGGGCAACTTCTCCTGCGCCTGCGACAGCGGCTTCACGGGCGCCTACTGCCATGAGA aCATCGACGACTGCCTGGGGCAGCCGTGCCGCAACGGGGGCACGTGCATCGACGAGGTGGACGCCTTCCGCTGCTTCTGCCCCAGCGGCTGGGAGGGCGAGCTCTGCGACACCA ATCCCAACGACTGCCTTCCCGATCCCTGCCACAGCCGCGGCCGCTGCTACGACCTGGTCAACGACTTCTACTGCGCGTGCGCCGACGGCTGGAAGGGCAAGACCTGCCACTCGC GCGAGTTCCAGTGCGACGCCTACACCTGCAGCAACGGCGGCACCTGCTATGACAGCGGGGACACCTTCCGCTGCGCCTGCCCCCCGGGCTGGAAGGGCAGCACTTGCAACATCG CCCAGAACAGCAGCTGCCTGCCCAACCCCTGCGAGAACGGGGGCACGTGCGTGGGCAGCGGGGACTCGTTCTCCTGCATCTGCCGGGACGGCTGGGAGGGCCGCACCTGCACGCACA ACACGAACGACTGCAACCCCCTGCCTTG CTACAACGGCGGCGTCTGCGTCGACGGCATCAACTGGTTTCGCTGCGAGTGCGCCCCCGGCTTCGCGGGTCCCGACTGCCGCATCA ACATCGACGAGTGCCAGTCCTCGCCTTGCGCCTACGGGGCCACGTGCGTGGACGAGATTGACGGCTATCACTGCAGCTGCCCGCCGGGCAGGGCTGGTCCACGGTGCCAGGATG TGATTGGATTTGGGAGGCCCTGCTGGTCGCAGGGGGTGCCTTTCGCGCACGGGAGCTCCTGGGTGGAGGACTGTAACGGCTGCCGCTGTGTGGACGGCCGCCGGGACTGCAGCAAG GTGTGGTGTGGGCGCAGGCCTTGCCTGCTGGCCAGCCGGCCCGACACCTTGAGTGCCCAGTGCCCGCCGGGGCAGCGGTGCCAAGAGAAGGCCCCAGGCCAGTGCCTGCAGCCGCCGTGTGCAGCCTGGGGGGAGTGTGGCACTGAGGAGCCCCTGCTGCCCGGCACCCTGTGCCTGCCGCACTCCAGCCACCTGGACAACAACTGTGCCCGCCTCACGCTGCACTTCAACCGCGACCAAGTGCCCCAG GGCACGACCGTAGGCGCCATCTGCTCTGGGATCCGCGCCCTGCCAGCCACAAGGGCAGTGGCCCGGGACCGCCTGCTCGTGCTGCTCTGTGACCGGCCGTCCTCGGGGGCCAGCACGGTGGAGGTGGCTGTG TCCTTCAGCCCTGCGAGGGACCTGCCGGACAGCAGCCTGGTCCAGAGCGCCGCGCATGCCATCGTGGCGGCCATCACCCAGCGGGGCAACAGCTCGTTGTTCTTGGCGGTCACCGAGGTCAAAGTGGAGACGGTCGTCGTGGGCAGCTCTTCCGTGG GCCTGCTGGTGCCGGTGCTGTGCGGCGTGTTCAGCGTGCTGTGTCTGGCGTGTGTGGCCGTCTGCGTGTGGTGGACCCGCAAGCGCAGGAAAGAGCGGGAGAGGAGCCGGCTGCCGCGGGAGGACAGCGCCAACAACCAGTGGGCCCCCCTCAACCCCATCCGCAACCCCATCGAGCGGCGGGGCGGTGGCGGCCCGTGTGGGGGCCACAAAGACGTGCTTTACCCGTGCAAGAACGTCACGCCCCCGCCGCGTAGGGCGGGCGAGGCGCTGCCGGGGCCCGCGGGCCGTGGGGACAGCGGGGAGGAGGACGAGGAGCCCGGCCGCGGCGAGGGAGACTGCCCGGAGGCCGAGAAGTTCCTCTCACACAAATTCACCAAAGACCCCAGCTGCTCTCCCGCGAGGCCGGCCTCCTGGGCCTCAGGCCCCAAAGTGGACAACCGTGCGGTCAGGGCCGCCAGTGACTCGCGCCGCGCCGGCAAGGAGTAG
- the JAG2 gene encoding protein jagged-2 isoform X4 has product MGYFELQLSALRNANGELLSGACCDGDGRTARAGGCGHDECDTYVRVCLKEYQAKVTPTGPCSYGHGATPVLGGNSFYLPPAGAAGDRARARARAGGDQDPGLVVIPFQFAWPRSFTLIVEAWDWDNDTTPDEELLIERVSHAGMINPEDRWKSLHLRGHVAHLELRIRVRCDENYYSAACNKFCRPRHDFFGHYTCDQYGNKACMDGWMGKECREAVCKQGCNLLHGGCAVPGECRCSYGWQGRFCDECVPYPGCVHGSCVDPWQCNCETNWGGLLCNKDLNYCGSHHPCVNGGTCINAEPDQYHCACPDGYSGKNCERAEHACVSNPCANGGSCHEAPSGFECRCPSGWSGPTCALDVDECASNPCAAGGTCVDQVDGFECVCPEQWVGATCQLDANECEGKPCLNAFSCKNLIGGYYCDCIPGWKGINCHIHINDNCRGQCQHGGTCKDLTTGYQCVCPRGFAGRHCEVRLNACASDPCHGGLCEDLVDGFRCHCPKGKSGPLCEVDTDLCEPSPCQNGARCYSLEGDYYCACPDDMGGKNCSVPREPCPGGACRVIDGCGLEAGPGAAGLAPGVCGPHGRCVSLPGGNFSCACDSGFTGAYCHENIDDCLGQPCRNGGTCIDEVDAFRCFCPSGWEGELCDTNPNDCLPDPCHSRGRCYDLVNDFYCACADGWKGKTCHSREFQCDAYTCSNGGTCYDSGDTFRCACPPGWKGSTCNIAQNSSCLPNPCENGGTCVGSGDSFSCICRDGWEGRTCTHNTNDCNPLPCYNGGVCVDGINWFRCECAPGFAGPDCRINIDECQSSPCAYGATCVDEIDGYHCSCPPGRAGPRCQDVIGFGRPCWSQGVPFAHGSSWVEDCNGCRCVDGRRDCSKVWCGRRPCLLASRPDTLSAQCPPGQRCQEKAPGQCLQPPCAAWGECGTEEPLLPGTLCLPHSSHLDNNCARLTLHFNRDQVPQGTTVGAICSGIRALPATRAVARDRLLVLLCDRPSSGASTVEVAVSFSPARDLPDSSLVQSAAHAIVAAITQRGNSSLFLAVTEVKVETVVVGSSSVGLLVPVLCGVFSVLCLACVAVCVWWTRKRRKERERSRLPREDSANNQWAPLNPIRNPIERRGGGGPCGGHKDVLYPCKNVTPPPRRAGEALPGPAGRGDSGEEDEEPGRGEGDCPEAEKFLSHKFTKDPSCSPARPASWASGPKVDNRAVRAASDSRRAGKE; this is encoded by the exons ATGGGCTATTTCGAGCTGCAGCTGAGCGCGCTGCGGAACGCGAACGGGGAGCTGCTGAGCGGCGCCTGCTGTGACGGCGACGGCCGGACGGCGCGCGCGGGGGGCTGCGGCCACGACGAGTGCGACACGTACGTGCGCGTGTGCCTCAAGGAGTACCAGGCCAAGGTGACGCCCACGGGGCCCTGCAGCTACGGCCACGGCGCCACGCCCGTGCTGGGCGGCAACTCCTTCTACCTGCCGCCGGCGGGCGCCGCGGGGGaccgggcgcgggcgcgggcccGGGCCGGAGGCGACCAGGACCCCGGCCTCGTCGTCATCCCCTTCCAGTTCGCCTGGCCG CGCTCCTTCACCCTCATTGTGGAGGCCTGGGACTGGGACAACGACACGACCCCGGATG AGGAGCTGCTGATCGAGCGGGTGTCGCACGCGGGCATGATCAACCCCGAGGACCGCTGGAAGAGCCTGCACTTGCGCGGCCACGTGGCCCACCTGGAGCTGCGCATCCGCGTGCGTTGTGACGAGAACTACTACAGCGCCGCGTGCAACAAGTTCTGCCGGCCGCGCCACGACTTCTTCGGCCACTACACCTGCGACCAGTACGGCAACAAGGCCTGCATGGACGGCTGGATGGGGAAAGAGTGCAGAGAGG CCGTGTGCAAGCAAGGGTGCAACCTGCTCCACGGGGGCTGTGCCGTGCCCGGCGAGTGCAG GTGCAGTTACGGCTGGCAGGGGCGGTTCTGTGACGAGTGTGTCCCGTACCCCGGCTGTGTGCACGGCAGCTGCGTGGACCCCTGGCAGTGCAACTGTGAGACCAACTGGGGCGGCCTGCTCTGTAACAAAG ACCTCAACTACTGTGGCAGCCACCACCCTTGTGTCAACGGGGGCACGTGCATCAACGCCGAGCCCGACCAGTACCACTGCGCCTGCCCCGATGGCTACTCGGGCAAGAACTGCGAGCGGG CTGAGCACGCCTGCGTCTCCAACCCGTGTGCTAACGGGGGCTCCTGTCACGAGGCTCCCTCCGGGTTCGAGTGCCGCTGCCCGTCAGGCTGGAGCGGGCCCACCTGTGCGCTCG ACGTCGACGAGTGCGCCTCTAACCCCTGTGCGGCGGGAGGCACCTGCGTGGACCAGGTGGACGGCTTCGAGTGCGTCTGCCCCGAGCAGTGGGTGGGGGCCACCTGCCAGCTGG ACGCCAATGAATGTGAAGGGAAGCCGTGCCTTAATGCTTTTTCTTGCAAAAACCTGATTGGTGGCTATTACTGTGATTGCATTCCGGGCTGGAAGGGCATCAACTGCCACATCC ACATCAACGATAACTGTCGTGGGCAGTGTCAGCATGGTGGCACCTGCAAG GACCTGACCACCGGCTACCAGTGTGTGTGCCCGCGGGGCTTCGCCGGCCGGCACTGCGAGGTGCGGCTCAACGCGTGTGCCAGCGACCCCTGCCACGGAGGCCTCTGCGAGGACCTGGTGGATGGCTTCCGCTGCCACTGCCCCAAGGGCAAGTCCGGGCCCCTGTGCGAG GTAGACACGGACTTGTGCGAGCCCAGCCCCTGCCAGAACGGGGCCCGCTGCTACAGCCTGGAGGGCGACTATTACTGCGCGTGCCCCGACGACATGGGCGGCAAGAACTGCTCGGTGCCCCGGGAGCCGTGCCCGGGCGGGGCCTGCAGAG TGATTGACGGCTGCGGGCTGGAGGCGGGGCCCGGGGCGGCCGGCCTGGCCCCCGGCGTGTGCGGCCCGCACGGGCGCTGCGTGAGCCTGCCCGGGGGCAACTTCTCCTGCGCCTGCGACAGCGGCTTCACGGGCGCCTACTGCCATGAGA aCATCGACGACTGCCTGGGGCAGCCGTGCCGCAACGGGGGCACGTGCATCGACGAGGTGGACGCCTTCCGCTGCTTCTGCCCCAGCGGCTGGGAGGGCGAGCTCTGCGACACCA ATCCCAACGACTGCCTTCCCGATCCCTGCCACAGCCGCGGCCGCTGCTACGACCTGGTCAACGACTTCTACTGCGCGTGCGCCGACGGCTGGAAGGGCAAGACCTGCCACTCGC GCGAGTTCCAGTGCGACGCCTACACCTGCAGCAACGGCGGCACCTGCTATGACAGCGGGGACACCTTCCGCTGCGCCTGCCCCCCGGGCTGGAAGGGCAGCACTTGCAACATCG CCCAGAACAGCAGCTGCCTGCCCAACCCCTGCGAGAACGGGGGCACGTGCGTGGGCAGCGGGGACTCGTTCTCCTGCATCTGCCGGGACGGCTGGGAGGGCCGCACCTGCACGCACA ACACGAACGACTGCAACCCCCTGCCTTG CTACAACGGCGGCGTCTGCGTCGACGGCATCAACTGGTTTCGCTGCGAGTGCGCCCCCGGCTTCGCGGGTCCCGACTGCCGCATCA ACATCGACGAGTGCCAGTCCTCGCCTTGCGCCTACGGGGCCACGTGCGTGGACGAGATTGACGGCTATCACTGCAGCTGCCCGCCGGGCAGGGCTGGTCCACGGTGCCAGGATG TGATTGGATTTGGGAGGCCCTGCTGGTCGCAGGGGGTGCCTTTCGCGCACGGGAGCTCCTGGGTGGAGGACTGTAACGGCTGCCGCTGTGTGGACGGCCGCCGGGACTGCAGCAAG GTGTGGTGTGGGCGCAGGCCTTGCCTGCTGGCCAGCCGGCCCGACACCTTGAGTGCCCAGTGCCCGCCGGGGCAGCGGTGCCAAGAGAAGGCCCCAGGCCAGTGCCTGCAGCCGCCGTGTGCAGCCTGGGGGGAGTGTGGCACTGAGGAGCCCCTGCTGCCCGGCACCCTGTGCCTGCCGCACTCCAGCCACCTGGACAACAACTGTGCCCGCCTCACGCTGCACTTCAACCGCGACCAAGTGCCCCAG GGCACGACCGTAGGCGCCATCTGCTCTGGGATCCGCGCCCTGCCAGCCACAAGGGCAGTGGCCCGGGACCGCCTGCTCGTGCTGCTCTGTGACCGGCCGTCCTCGGGGGCCAGCACGGTGGAGGTGGCTGTG TCCTTCAGCCCTGCGAGGGACCTGCCGGACAGCAGCCTGGTCCAGAGCGCCGCGCATGCCATCGTGGCGGCCATCACCCAGCGGGGCAACAGCTCGTTGTTCTTGGCGGTCACCGAGGTCAAAGTGGAGACGGTCGTCGTGGGCAGCTCTTCCGTGG GCCTGCTGGTGCCGGTGCTGTGCGGCGTGTTCAGCGTGCTGTGTCTGGCGTGTGTGGCCGTCTGCGTGTGGTGGACCCGCAAGCGCAGGAAAGAGCGGGAGAGGAGCCGGCTGCCGCGGGAGGACAGCGCCAACAACCAGTGGGCCCCCCTCAACCCCATCCGCAACCCCATCGAGCGGCGGGGCGGTGGCGGCCCGTGTGGGGGCCACAAAGACGTGCTTTACCCGTGCAAGAACGTCACGCCCCCGCCGCGTAGGGCGGGCGAGGCGCTGCCGGGGCCCGCGGGCCGTGGGGACAGCGGGGAGGAGGACGAGGAGCCCGGCCGCGGCGAGGGAGACTGCCCGGAGGCCGAGAAGTTCCTCTCACACAAATTCACCAAAGACCCCAGCTGCTCTCCCGCGAGGCCGGCCTCCTGGGCCTCAGGCCCCAAAGTGGACAACCGTGCGGTCAGGGCCGCCAGTGACTCGCGCCGCGCCGGCAAGGAGTAG
- the JAG2 gene encoding protein jagged-2 isoform X2, whose translation MRARGRGRPPRRLLLLLALCVQAARPMGYFELQLSALRNANGELLSGACCDGDGRTARAGGCGHDECDTYVRVCLKEYQAKVTPTGPCSYGHGATPVLGGNSFYLPPAGAAGDRARARARAGGDQDPGLVVIPFQFAWPRSFTLIVEAWDWDNDTTPDEELLIERVSHAGMINPEDRWKSLHLRGHVAHLELRIRVRCDENYYSAACNKFCRPRHDFFGHYTCDQYGNKACMDGWMGKECREAVCKQGCNLLHGGCAVPGECRCSYGWQGRFCDECVPYPGCVHGSCVDPWQCNCETNWGGLLCNKDLNYCGSHHPCVNGGTCINAEPDQYHCACPDGYSGKNCERAEHACVSNPCANGGSCHEAPSGFECRCPSGWSGPTCALDVDECASNPCAAGGTCVDQVDGFECVCPEQWVGATCQLDINDNCRGQCQHGGTCKDLTTGYQCVCPRGFAGRHCEVRLNACASDPCHGGLCEDLVDGFRCHCPKGKSGPLCEVDTDLCEPSPCQNGARCYSLEGDYYCACPDDMGGKNCSVPREPCPGGACRVIDGCGLEAGPGAAGLAPGVCGPHGRCVSLPGGNFSCACDSGFTGAYCHENIDDCLGQPCRNGGTCIDEVDAFRCFCPSGWEGELCDTNPNDCLPDPCHSRGRCYDLVNDFYCACADGWKGKTCHSREFQCDAYTCSNGGTCYDSGDTFRCACPPGWKGSTCNIAQNSSCLPNPCENGGTCVGSGDSFSCICRDGWEGRTCTHNTNDCNPLPCYNGGVCVDGINWFRCECAPGFAGPDCRINIDECQSSPCAYGATCVDEIDGYHCSCPPGRAGPRCQDVIGFGRPCWSQGVPFAHGSSWVEDCNGCRCVDGRRDCSKVWCGRRPCLLASRPDTLSAQCPPGQRCQEKAPGQCLQPPCAAWGECGTEEPLLPGTLCLPHSSHLDNNCARLTLHFNRDQVPQGTTVGAICSGIRALPATRAVARDRLLVLLCDRPSSGASTVEVAVSFSPARDLPDSSLVQSAAHAIVAAITQRGNSSLFLAVTEVKVETVVVGSSSVGLLVPVLCGVFSVLCLACVAVCVWWTRKRRKERERSRLPREDSANNQWAPLNPIRNPIERRGGGGPCGGHKDVLYPCKNVTPPPRRAGEALPGPAGRGDSGEEDEEPGRGEGDCPEAEKFLSHKFTKDPSCSPARPASWASGPKVDNRAVRAASDSRRAGKE comes from the exons ATgcgggcgcggggccgggggcgccCGCCCcggaggctgctgctgctgctggcgctCTGCGTGCAG GCGGCGCGGCCCATGGGCTATTTCGAGCTGCAGCTGAGCGCGCTGCGGAACGCGAACGGGGAGCTGCTGAGCGGCGCCTGCTGTGACGGCGACGGCCGGACGGCGCGCGCGGGGGGCTGCGGCCACGACGAGTGCGACACGTACGTGCGCGTGTGCCTCAAGGAGTACCAGGCCAAGGTGACGCCCACGGGGCCCTGCAGCTACGGCCACGGCGCCACGCCCGTGCTGGGCGGCAACTCCTTCTACCTGCCGCCGGCGGGCGCCGCGGGGGaccgggcgcgggcgcgggcccGGGCCGGAGGCGACCAGGACCCCGGCCTCGTCGTCATCCCCTTCCAGTTCGCCTGGCCG CGCTCCTTCACCCTCATTGTGGAGGCCTGGGACTGGGACAACGACACGACCCCGGATG AGGAGCTGCTGATCGAGCGGGTGTCGCACGCGGGCATGATCAACCCCGAGGACCGCTGGAAGAGCCTGCACTTGCGCGGCCACGTGGCCCACCTGGAGCTGCGCATCCGCGTGCGTTGTGACGAGAACTACTACAGCGCCGCGTGCAACAAGTTCTGCCGGCCGCGCCACGACTTCTTCGGCCACTACACCTGCGACCAGTACGGCAACAAGGCCTGCATGGACGGCTGGATGGGGAAAGAGTGCAGAGAGG CCGTGTGCAAGCAAGGGTGCAACCTGCTCCACGGGGGCTGTGCCGTGCCCGGCGAGTGCAG GTGCAGTTACGGCTGGCAGGGGCGGTTCTGTGACGAGTGTGTCCCGTACCCCGGCTGTGTGCACGGCAGCTGCGTGGACCCCTGGCAGTGCAACTGTGAGACCAACTGGGGCGGCCTGCTCTGTAACAAAG ACCTCAACTACTGTGGCAGCCACCACCCTTGTGTCAACGGGGGCACGTGCATCAACGCCGAGCCCGACCAGTACCACTGCGCCTGCCCCGATGGCTACTCGGGCAAGAACTGCGAGCGGG CTGAGCACGCCTGCGTCTCCAACCCGTGTGCTAACGGGGGCTCCTGTCACGAGGCTCCCTCCGGGTTCGAGTGCCGCTGCCCGTCAGGCTGGAGCGGGCCCACCTGTGCGCTCG ACGTCGACGAGTGCGCCTCTAACCCCTGTGCGGCGGGAGGCACCTGCGTGGACCAGGTGGACGGCTTCGAGTGCGTCTGCCCCGAGCAGTGGGTGGGGGCCACCTGCCAGCTGG ACATCAACGATAACTGTCGTGGGCAGTGTCAGCATGGTGGCACCTGCAAG GACCTGACCACCGGCTACCAGTGTGTGTGCCCGCGGGGCTTCGCCGGCCGGCACTGCGAGGTGCGGCTCAACGCGTGTGCCAGCGACCCCTGCCACGGAGGCCTCTGCGAGGACCTGGTGGATGGCTTCCGCTGCCACTGCCCCAAGGGCAAGTCCGGGCCCCTGTGCGAG GTAGACACGGACTTGTGCGAGCCCAGCCCCTGCCAGAACGGGGCCCGCTGCTACAGCCTGGAGGGCGACTATTACTGCGCGTGCCCCGACGACATGGGCGGCAAGAACTGCTCGGTGCCCCGGGAGCCGTGCCCGGGCGGGGCCTGCAGAG TGATTGACGGCTGCGGGCTGGAGGCGGGGCCCGGGGCGGCCGGCCTGGCCCCCGGCGTGTGCGGCCCGCACGGGCGCTGCGTGAGCCTGCCCGGGGGCAACTTCTCCTGCGCCTGCGACAGCGGCTTCACGGGCGCCTACTGCCATGAGA aCATCGACGACTGCCTGGGGCAGCCGTGCCGCAACGGGGGCACGTGCATCGACGAGGTGGACGCCTTCCGCTGCTTCTGCCCCAGCGGCTGGGAGGGCGAGCTCTGCGACACCA ATCCCAACGACTGCCTTCCCGATCCCTGCCACAGCCGCGGCCGCTGCTACGACCTGGTCAACGACTTCTACTGCGCGTGCGCCGACGGCTGGAAGGGCAAGACCTGCCACTCGC GCGAGTTCCAGTGCGACGCCTACACCTGCAGCAACGGCGGCACCTGCTATGACAGCGGGGACACCTTCCGCTGCGCCTGCCCCCCGGGCTGGAAGGGCAGCACTTGCAACATCG CCCAGAACAGCAGCTGCCTGCCCAACCCCTGCGAGAACGGGGGCACGTGCGTGGGCAGCGGGGACTCGTTCTCCTGCATCTGCCGGGACGGCTGGGAGGGCCGCACCTGCACGCACA ACACGAACGACTGCAACCCCCTGCCTTG CTACAACGGCGGCGTCTGCGTCGACGGCATCAACTGGTTTCGCTGCGAGTGCGCCCCCGGCTTCGCGGGTCCCGACTGCCGCATCA ACATCGACGAGTGCCAGTCCTCGCCTTGCGCCTACGGGGCCACGTGCGTGGACGAGATTGACGGCTATCACTGCAGCTGCCCGCCGGGCAGGGCTGGTCCACGGTGCCAGGATG TGATTGGATTTGGGAGGCCCTGCTGGTCGCAGGGGGTGCCTTTCGCGCACGGGAGCTCCTGGGTGGAGGACTGTAACGGCTGCCGCTGTGTGGACGGCCGCCGGGACTGCAGCAAG GTGTGGTGTGGGCGCAGGCCTTGCCTGCTGGCCAGCCGGCCCGACACCTTGAGTGCCCAGTGCCCGCCGGGGCAGCGGTGCCAAGAGAAGGCCCCAGGCCAGTGCCTGCAGCCGCCGTGTGCAGCCTGGGGGGAGTGTGGCACTGAGGAGCCCCTGCTGCCCGGCACCCTGTGCCTGCCGCACTCCAGCCACCTGGACAACAACTGTGCCCGCCTCACGCTGCACTTCAACCGCGACCAAGTGCCCCAG GGCACGACCGTAGGCGCCATCTGCTCTGGGATCCGCGCCCTGCCAGCCACAAGGGCAGTGGCCCGGGACCGCCTGCTCGTGCTGCTCTGTGACCGGCCGTCCTCGGGGGCCAGCACGGTGGAGGTGGCTGTG TCCTTCAGCCCTGCGAGGGACCTGCCGGACAGCAGCCTGGTCCAGAGCGCCGCGCATGCCATCGTGGCGGCCATCACCCAGCGGGGCAACAGCTCGTTGTTCTTGGCGGTCACCGAGGTCAAAGTGGAGACGGTCGTCGTGGGCAGCTCTTCCGTGG GCCTGCTGGTGCCGGTGCTGTGCGGCGTGTTCAGCGTGCTGTGTCTGGCGTGTGTGGCCGTCTGCGTGTGGTGGACCCGCAAGCGCAGGAAAGAGCGGGAGAGGAGCCGGCTGCCGCGGGAGGACAGCGCCAACAACCAGTGGGCCCCCCTCAACCCCATCCGCAACCCCATCGAGCGGCGGGGCGGTGGCGGCCCGTGTGGGGGCCACAAAGACGTGCTTTACCCGTGCAAGAACGTCACGCCCCCGCCGCGTAGGGCGGGCGAGGCGCTGCCGGGGCCCGCGGGCCGTGGGGACAGCGGGGAGGAGGACGAGGAGCCCGGCCGCGGCGAGGGAGACTGCCCGGAGGCCGAGAAGTTCCTCTCACACAAATTCACCAAAGACCCCAGCTGCTCTCCCGCGAGGCCGGCCTCCTGGGCCTCAGGCCCCAAAGTGGACAACCGTGCGGTCAGGGCCGCCAGTGACTCGCGCCGCGCCGGCAAGGAGTAG